In Sander vitreus isolate 19-12246 chromosome 12, sanVit1, whole genome shotgun sequence, the following proteins share a genomic window:
- the LOC144526726 gene encoding uncharacterized protein LOC144526726 produces the protein MAASNGKGEKVSKFETLKLLEKCRKERDDAMHRESVLREKLRQYESRMRSTEALKQKLKTLTMDNKELRKQVKALRNEIGLECNPKFNGKTTKDIINDLHEKDRECSSLVEKAGKLSLTIDDLTSELANTVTSKTLLEDQVQSLQQNLKDMTNNQRRLLKLWEDKKVQREQLALPAIAQKHVQKSLVQKAVQTEMSVSSSQMLPVSAFETKQVSRDHDKKTVLDKHSFPTYGNEYHHDKKAYMHDETKGIKN, from the coding sequence ATGGCTGCCTCAAATGGGAAAGGTGAAAAAGTGTCCAAATTTGAGACATTGAAACTTTTGGAGAAATGCAGAAAGGAAAGAGATGATGCCATGCACAGAGAAAGTGTTCTCAGAGAGAAACTCCGACAGTATGAGTCGAGGATGCGTTCAACTGAGGCTCTGAAACAGAAACTGAAGACCTTGACTATGGACAACAAGGAGCTGAGGAAACAAGTGAAGGCTCTTCGTAATGAGATTGGACTTGAGTGCAACCCTAAGTTCAATGGTAAGACCACAAAGGACATAATCAATGACTTGCATGAAAAGGACCGTGAGTGCAGTTCCTTGGTGGAGAAGGCTGGGAAACTGAGTCTGACCATTGATGATTTAACTTCAGAGTTGGCAAATACAGTCACCTCTAAAACACTTTTAGAGGATCAAGTGCAGTCATTGCAGCAAAATCTCAAGGATATGACAAATAATCAACGCCGCCTGCTGAAGTTGTGGGAAGACAAGAAGGTTCAGAGGGAGCAGCTTGCCCTCCCTGCAATTGCCCAGAAACATGTACAGAAATCACTCGTCCAAAAAGCAGTTCAAACTGAGATGTCGGTCAGTTCATCCCAAATGCTTCCAGTCAGTGCTTTTGAGACCAAGCAAGTCTCTCGGGACCATGACAAAAAGACAGTTTTGGATAAACACAGTTTTCCAACTTATGGAAATGAATATCATCATGACAAGAAAGCTTACATGCATGATGAAACTAAAGGAATTAAGAATTGA